The following coding sequences lie in one Halorarum halophilum genomic window:
- a CDS encoding DUF447 domain-containing protein codes for MSEEGHDVGDVADAEWPVDLAGVTESVVATLGPNDLWNVAALGLHAPAADGRRASEPVRARTWGRTRTARNFAARGGGVVQFVTDPRDFVDAAVTVREEPEPVLDSADAWVRVAVEQVGAGEDGDTEWIDWHLRPVESSVVCEGVRTIDRGFAAVVEATVAASRLDVDGYDTDELLDRLVYFADVVERCGGRRERDAFESLSAATGWRERR; via the coding sequence GTGAGCGAGGAGGGCCATGATGTGGGCGACGTCGCGGACGCGGAGTGGCCCGTCGACCTCGCGGGCGTCACCGAGTCCGTCGTCGCGACGCTCGGTCCGAACGACCTCTGGAACGTCGCGGCCCTGGGACTCCATGCGCCGGCCGCGGACGGCCGTCGGGCCAGCGAACCGGTCCGAGCACGGACGTGGGGCCGGACAAGAACCGCCCGGAACTTCGCGGCGCGGGGCGGGGGCGTCGTGCAGTTCGTCACGGACCCCCGGGACTTCGTCGACGCGGCGGTGACCGTCCGCGAGGAGCCCGAGCCCGTCCTCGACTCCGCAGACGCGTGGGTCAGAGTCGCCGTCGAGCAGGTGGGTGCCGGCGAGGACGGGGACACCGAGTGGATCGACTGGCACCTCCGACCCGTCGAGTCCTCGGTCGTATGCGAGGGCGTCCGGACCATCGACCGGGGGTTCGCCGCCGTCGTGGAGGCGACGGTGGCGGCCTCACGGCTCGACGTGGACGGCTACGACACGGACGAACTCCTTGACCGCCTCGTCTACTTCGCCGACGTGGTGGAGCGATGCGGCGGGCGCCGGGAGCGGGATGCGTTCGAATCGCTCTCCGCGGCGACCGGATGGCGGGAGCGCCGATGA
- a CDS encoding TOBE domain-containing protein, producing the protein MTLSARNRLTGTVTNVETSGLTAEVTIELDDGQEVTSVITANSVERLGIEEGSEATAVVKATEVMVDA; encoded by the coding sequence GTGACCCTCAGCGCACGCAATCGGCTGACCGGCACCGTCACGAACGTCGAGACGTCCGGCCTGACGGCCGAGGTGACGATCGAACTCGACGACGGACAGGAGGTCACGTCCGTCATCACGGCGAACTCCGTCGAACGGCTCGGCATCGAGGAGGGTTCCGAGGCGACGGCGGTCGTCAAGGCGACCGAGGTGATGGTCGACGCCTGA
- a CDS encoding 30S ribosomal protein S17e, with protein MAIKPKYVKQLAKVLLEQYPQSFNQDFETNKESVTTLTNVESKSVRNRIAGYITRKKASAAANAA; from the coding sequence ATGGCGATCAAACCGAAGTACGTCAAGCAGCTCGCGAAGGTACTGCTCGAGCAGTATCCGCAGTCGTTCAACCAGGACTTCGAGACGAACAAGGAGAGCGTCACGACGCTCACGAACGTCGAGTCCAAGTCGGTCCGAAACCGGATCGCGGGCTACATCACGCGGAAGAAGGCCAGCGCGGCCGCGAACGCGGCGTAA
- a CDS encoding DUF63 family protein: MSRLADALGTTPVRAYLLSVGGGVVALVLGCLLFPRTVYDGFVWHYFWGPVQADANNAYCAVREGGETAYLDSAAACQSAAEPVAYPGYTLVSEVGYVVVLLVALAGLVLLLRELDLGGDVDFFYALVPFFVFGGALRVLEDADNALGDSLFPYPWDTLFISPIIYFTVFALALVAIVAAVGLARRGVVADHDRALLWVGVGLNVLTVGYLFALALGGVGPVTFHPQVLVASLALTAVTTAGTWYVTKRYVPWIHQGTGTAGVVVLAAHALDGAANVVGLNWMSALVYGGGFVPQPPGVNGNLVPKHPVNEGIVNIAQSTFPQVVLATLGDAWPFLLVKLVAAVAVLAIFEREMFEESPRYSVLLLVAVTAVGMGPGTRDMLRATFGI, translated from the coding sequence ATGTCACGACTCGCGGACGCGCTCGGGACGACACCCGTGCGCGCCTACCTGCTCTCGGTCGGGGGCGGCGTCGTCGCGCTCGTCCTCGGCTGTCTGTTGTTCCCGCGAACGGTGTACGACGGATTCGTCTGGCACTACTTCTGGGGGCCGGTGCAGGCCGACGCGAACAACGCGTACTGCGCCGTTCGTGAGGGGGGCGAGACGGCGTATCTGGACTCGGCCGCCGCCTGCCAGTCCGCGGCGGAACCGGTAGCCTATCCCGGCTACACGCTCGTCTCGGAGGTCGGCTACGTCGTCGTCCTGCTGGTGGCGCTCGCGGGGCTGGTGCTCCTCCTCCGCGAACTCGACCTCGGCGGCGACGTCGACTTCTTCTACGCGCTTGTCCCGTTCTTCGTCTTCGGCGGGGCGCTCCGCGTCCTCGAGGACGCCGACAACGCGCTCGGCGACTCGCTGTTCCCGTACCCCTGGGACACGCTGTTCATCTCGCCGATCATCTACTTCACCGTCTTCGCGCTCGCGCTCGTCGCCATCGTCGCCGCGGTCGGACTCGCCCGCCGCGGCGTCGTCGCCGATCACGATCGAGCGTTGCTGTGGGTCGGCGTCGGGCTGAACGTCCTCACCGTCGGCTACCTGTTCGCGCTCGCACTGGGGGGCGTCGGGCCGGTCACGTTCCACCCGCAGGTGCTGGTGGCCTCTCTCGCGCTCACCGCGGTCACGACGGCCGGAACGTGGTACGTCACCAAGCGGTACGTGCCGTGGATCCACCAGGGCACCGGGACGGCCGGCGTCGTCGTCCTCGCCGCCCACGCGCTCGACGGGGCTGCGAACGTCGTCGGCCTCAACTGGATGTCGGCGCTCGTCTACGGGGGCGGCTTCGTCCCGCAGCCGCCGGGCGTGAACGGGAACCTCGTCCCGAAGCACCCGGTGAACGAGGGAATCGTGAACATCGCACAGTCGACGTTCCCCCAGGTGGTCCTCGCCACGCTCGGCGACGCCTGGCCGTTCCTCCTCGTGAAACTCGTCGCGGCGGTCGCCGTGCTCGCCATCTTCGAGCGGGAGATGTTCGAGGAGTCGCCCCGCTACTCGGTGCTGCTCCTCGTCGCCGTGACTGCCGTCGGGATGGGCCCCGGGACGCGGGACATGCTCCGCGCGACGTTCGGGATCTAA
- a CDS encoding tRNA-dihydrouridine synthase — MFEPRVALASLSGESDHEWARRGEGFAGAAFLGGIALDGPSRDAAREMVADRDRTEFLPPDPLGWIDDELAALAGADLRPAVNVRSATAGPVREAGRICAEHDAILEVNAHCRQAELCDVGCGETLLRDTDRLAEYVAAASETGALVSVKVRAEVPGIDLPETARALAAAGADAVHVDAMDSEGIIAEVADAAPDTFLVANNGVRNAEAAREYFAYGADAVSVGRPSDDPCVLRQVRRAVDEWFSENSGEGGGGGEEGGGRPRPSASGREVRR, encoded by the coding sequence ATGTTCGAGCCCCGCGTGGCGCTCGCGTCGCTCTCGGGCGAGTCCGACCACGAGTGGGCGCGACGGGGTGAGGGGTTCGCCGGCGCGGCGTTCCTCGGCGGCATCGCCCTCGACGGACCGAGCAGGGACGCCGCCCGGGAGATGGTCGCCGACCGCGACCGGACCGAGTTCCTCCCACCCGATCCGCTCGGGTGGATCGACGACGAACTCGCCGCGCTCGCGGGGGCCGACCTCCGGCCGGCCGTGAACGTCCGGAGCGCGACGGCGGGTCCGGTCCGGGAGGCCGGGCGCATCTGTGCCGAACACGACGCGATCCTCGAGGTGAACGCCCACTGTCGTCAGGCGGAGCTCTGTGACGTCGGCTGCGGCGAGACGCTGCTCCGTGACACCGACCGACTCGCGGAGTACGTCGCGGCCGCGAGCGAGACCGGCGCCCTCGTTTCGGTGAAGGTCCGCGCCGAGGTCCCGGGCATCGACCTCCCTGAGACGGCTCGCGCGCTCGCGGCCGCCGGCGCGGACGCAGTACACGTCGACGCGATGGATTCGGAGGGGATCATCGCGGAGGTGGCCGACGCGGCGCCCGACACCTTCCTCGTCGCCAACAACGGCGTCCGAAATGCGGAGGCGGCGCGGGAGTACTTCGCGTACGGCGCCGACGCAGTGAGCGTCGGCCGGCCGAGCGACGACCCGTGCGTGCTCCGGCAGGTCCGGCGGGCCGTCGACGAGTGGTTCTCCGAGAACAGTGGAGAGGGTGGCGGAGGAGGAGAGGAAGGAGGCGGGCGACCGCGACCGTCGGCGTCGGGGCGGGAGGTCCGGCGGTGA
- the cofD gene encoding 2-phospho-L-lactate transferase has product MATFLAGGTGTPKLLEGAAPVFAPEDTVVVGNTGDDVELGGHLVCPDIDTVLFAGGGVLDRERWWGITDDTTETHRELSRLAEAAGLEGGPRYLPDEAQTAGRDIARWRRFSGVAEFMEIGDRDRAVHVTRTSLLDEGHTLTEVTRTLADAFDLAVDLVPMSEDPVASIVHTPDGELHFQEFWVAERGEPTVEDVEFRGAVEATPADAALEALADDVIVGPSNPVTSIGPMLAVPGIEDALRDTRVVAVSPFVEDEAFSGPAPDLMRGIGYEPSTAGVAEAYPFADAFVLDDEDGTDLDRPTVRTDTRIDDEADAERVARACEAALEAV; this is encoded by the coding sequence ATGGCCACGTTCCTCGCCGGCGGCACCGGCACGCCGAAGCTGCTGGAGGGTGCCGCCCCCGTCTTCGCCCCCGAGGACACCGTCGTCGTCGGCAACACCGGCGACGACGTGGAACTCGGCGGGCACCTCGTCTGCCCGGACATCGACACGGTGCTGTTCGCCGGCGGCGGCGTCCTCGACCGCGAACGGTGGTGGGGGATCACCGACGACACGACCGAGACCCACCGGGAACTCTCGCGCCTGGCCGAGGCCGCCGGCCTCGAAGGCGGCCCGCGGTACCTCCCAGACGAGGCGCAGACCGCCGGACGTGACATCGCGCGCTGGCGCCGCTTCTCCGGGGTCGCGGAGTTCATGGAGATCGGCGACCGCGACCGCGCGGTCCACGTCACCCGCACCTCGCTGCTCGACGAGGGCCACACGCTCACCGAGGTCACGCGGACGCTCGCGGACGCGTTCGACCTGGCCGTCGACCTCGTTCCGATGAGCGAAGACCCCGTGGCGAGCATCGTCCACACGCCCGACGGCGAACTGCACTTCCAGGAGTTCTGGGTAGCCGAGCGCGGAGAGCCGACCGTCGAGGACGTGGAGTTCCGCGGCGCGGTGGAGGCGACCCCGGCCGACGCGGCGCTCGAGGCCCTCGCGGACGACGTGATCGTCGGCCCATCGAACCCGGTCACCAGCATCGGTCCGATGCTCGCCGTCCCCGGAATAGAGGACGCACTGCGCGACACGCGCGTGGTCGCAGTCTCCCCCTTCGTCGAGGACGAGGCGTTCTCGGGGCCGGCCCCCGACCTCATGCGGGGCATCGGCTACGAGCCGAGCACCGCGGGCGTCGCCGAGGCGTACCCCTTCGCCGACGCGTTCGTGCTCGACGACGAGGACGGGACGGACCTCGACCGACCGACCGTCCGGACCGACACCCGGATCGACGACGAGGCGGACGCGGAGCGCGTCGCCCGCGCCTGCGAGGCCGCGCTGGAGGCCGTCTGA
- a CDS encoding triphosphoribosyl-dephospho-CoA synthase, with translation MRGPAANAELALLLEVAGTPKPGNVDRRCDLETLRFEHFLAGAVGAREGLELAEDGAPIGDAFETAVLGMSEQSGGNTQFGCLLLLVPLVKAATAGDLSPRGVGEVCESTTVADAAGFYRAFEHVDVAVGDPPKGMDALDVHRGADAVPTLRERDLTLLDVMARSEDDANAREWHEGFPRTFRAAESIAADEGPITDRAARAFLDLLAETEDTLVRTQHGETVAREVWQRAGRIDSRAEAEEWADELVARGINPGTTADLTAAALFVALERGVEP, from the coding sequence GTGAGGGGGCCGGCGGCGAACGCCGAACTCGCGCTGCTGCTCGAGGTCGCGGGGACCCCGAAACCGGGGAACGTGGACCGTCGCTGCGACCTCGAGACGCTCCGCTTCGAACACTTCCTCGCGGGGGCAGTCGGCGCGCGCGAGGGGCTCGAACTCGCCGAGGACGGCGCACCCATTGGGGATGCGTTCGAGACCGCAGTGCTCGGAATGAGCGAGCAGTCCGGCGGGAACACGCAGTTTGGCTGCCTGCTCCTCCTCGTCCCGCTGGTGAAGGCCGCGACCGCCGGCGACCTCTCGCCTCGCGGCGTCGGGGAGGTGTGCGAGTCGACGACCGTGGCGGACGCCGCCGGCTTCTACCGCGCGTTCGAGCACGTCGACGTCGCCGTCGGCGACCCGCCGAAGGGGATGGACGCGCTGGACGTCCACCGGGGCGCCGACGCGGTCCCGACGCTCCGCGAACGCGACCTCACCCTCCTGGACGTGATGGCACGCTCGGAGGACGACGCGAACGCCCGCGAGTGGCACGAAGGGTTCCCACGAACGTTCCGTGCCGCCGAATCGATCGCGGCGGACGAGGGGCCCATCACCGACCGCGCCGCGAGGGCGTTCCTCGATCTGCTCGCGGAGACCGAGGACACGCTCGTCCGGACGCAGCACGGGGAGACGGTCGCACGCGAGGTGTGGCAGCGCGCCGGGAGGATCGACTCGCGGGCCGAGGCGGAGGAGTGGGCCGACGAACTGGTCGCCCGGGGGATCAACCCGGGGACGACGGCCGACCTCACGGCCGCGGCGCTGTTCGTCGCGCTCGAACGGGGGGTGGAGCCGTGA